The following proteins are encoded in a genomic region of Planococcus lenghuensis:
- a CDS encoding alkaline phosphatase, translated as MTTHSFKKKLIPFAAISVISFAGIFGAAADAQAKSGQADSNAKVKNVIFLIGDGMGNSYTSAYRYLKDDPTTKLVERTAMDEYLVGMQMTYAEDPDENITDSSSAATAMAAGIKTYNSAVAVDNDKSEVKTVLEAAKEQGKATGLVATSEITHATPASFGSHDPSRRNMNGIADDYFDELINGEHKVDVLLGGGTDLLIREDRNLVKEFQADGFSYVDSKQELFADDNEQVVGLFAPGGMPKMIDRDADTPSLKDMTVSALDRLSQDKDGFFLMVEGSQIDWAGHDNDIVSAMSEMEDFELAFQAAIDFAKKDKHTLVIATADHSTGGFSMGAAGQYNWLSEIIEGAKRTPDFMAQRIINGAGVGETLEAYSGFKVTAAEIRSVETAAAKNDLRAVDNAIEAIYNARTFTGWTTGGHTGEDVSVYAYGPSSDNFAGHLDNTDQAKLIFDLLKADVTITDK; from the coding sequence ATGACCACGCATTCATTCAAGAAGAAATTGATCCCGTTCGCGGCCATCTCTGTCATTTCATTCGCCGGAATTTTCGGTGCCGCAGCTGACGCACAAGCAAAAAGCGGACAGGCTGACAGCAACGCCAAAGTCAAAAATGTGATTTTCCTGATCGGGGATGGAATGGGCAATTCCTACACATCCGCCTACCGGTATTTGAAAGATGATCCGACGACGAAGCTCGTCGAACGGACAGCGATGGATGAATACCTCGTCGGCATGCAGATGACGTACGCGGAAGACCCGGACGAAAATATCACCGATTCCTCTTCAGCAGCGACCGCCATGGCCGCTGGGATTAAAACATACAATAGCGCGGTTGCCGTTGATAACGATAAATCCGAAGTGAAGACGGTTCTGGAGGCAGCCAAAGAACAAGGAAAAGCGACCGGTCTCGTGGCAACGTCTGAAATCACACACGCAACCCCTGCTTCCTTCGGCTCGCATGACCCAAGCCGCCGGAACATGAACGGCATCGCGGATGATTATTTTGATGAATTAATTAACGGTGAACATAAAGTGGATGTTCTTCTTGGCGGCGGCACTGACCTGCTGATCCGTGAAGACCGGAACCTCGTAAAAGAGTTCCAGGCGGACGGCTTCAGCTATGTCGACAGCAAGCAGGAATTGTTTGCGGACGATAACGAACAAGTCGTCGGTCTCTTTGCGCCGGGCGGCATGCCGAAAATGATTGACCGCGACGCAGACACCCCTTCTTTGAAAGACATGACGGTTTCTGCACTTGACCGCCTGAGCCAGGATAAAGACGGTTTCTTCCTTATGGTGGAAGGCAGCCAGATCGACTGGGCCGGACACGATAACGATATCGTCTCCGCGATGAGTGAAATGGAAGATTTTGAACTGGCTTTCCAGGCAGCGATCGACTTCGCGAAAAAAGACAAGCATACACTTGTCATTGCAACCGCTGATCATTCGACAGGCGGCTTCTCGATGGGCGCAGCCGGTCAGTACAATTGGTTAAGTGAAATCATTGAAGGCGCCAAACGCACACCGGATTTCATGGCGCAGCGCATCATTAATGGTGCAGGCGTGGGTGAAACACTCGAAGCTTATAGCGGCTTCAAAGTGACAGCGGCCGAGATCCGTTCCGTTGAAACTGCAGCAGCGAAAAACGATCTGCGGGCTGTTGATAACGCCATTGAAGCGATTTACAATGCGCGCACATTCACCGGCTGGACGACAGGCGGCCACACCGGTGAAGATGTATCCGTCTATGCATACGGCCCGTCGAGCGACAATTTCGCCGGTCATTTGGATAACACCGACCAAGCGAAACTGATCTTTGATTTATTGAAAGCTGACGTTACGATCACTGATAAATAA
- a CDS encoding alkaline phosphatase, producing MSLGKKLLLINAAALTCPGTINLAAETEESGNFYTYTTPENIIFLIGDGMGIEYVSAYRYLQDDARTAIVDDTAFDPYLTGMQSTHADDPEANVTDSAAAATAMAAGVKTYNSSIAVDNDRSAVQTVLEAAKAQGKATGLVVTSEVTHATPAAFAAHVADRQNMRAIADDYYDDRIDGAHKIDVLFGGGRDLLIRSDRNLVEEFQTDGYSYVDSRVELRQNRDSRVVGLFADRGLPYSIDRTNDVPSLAEMTESAIERLSRDDDGFFLLVEGSQIDWAGHDNDIVAAMSEMADFEQAFQTAIDFAQEDGDTLVIATADHSVGGLSVGADGYYDWDGDSVRTARRTPDFIAREILTGADVQETLDAYIGIELRSEEIAAVRKAARTEGFSATDDAIEAIFDARSHTGWTTDGHTGEDVPVYAAGPGRTQFAGHIDNTDIAKKLFRLLGADADITDE from the coding sequence ATGTCACTCGGAAAAAAGCTGCTGCTCATAAATGCCGCCGCACTCACTTGTCCGGGAACTATAAACCTGGCTGCTGAAACGGAAGAGTCCGGGAACTTCTACACTTATACAACACCGGAAAACATCATTTTTCTCATCGGTGACGGCATGGGGATAGAATATGTATCAGCGTACCGCTATTTGCAGGATGATGCGCGTACAGCGATTGTCGACGATACCGCATTTGATCCGTATCTCACAGGCATGCAGTCGACGCATGCCGATGACCCGGAAGCGAATGTCACTGACTCTGCCGCCGCGGCGACCGCCATGGCGGCAGGTGTGAAAACGTACAATAGCTCCATTGCCGTCGACAATGACCGGTCCGCGGTCCAGACGGTGCTGGAAGCCGCTAAGGCCCAAGGGAAAGCAACCGGACTTGTCGTCACTTCGGAAGTGACGCATGCCACCCCTGCCGCTTTTGCTGCGCATGTCGCCGACCGGCAGAACATGCGGGCGATCGCAGACGATTATTACGACGACCGGATTGATGGTGCCCATAAAATCGATGTGCTTTTTGGCGGCGGGCGGGATTTGCTGATTCGGTCCGACCGCAATTTGGTCGAGGAATTCCAGACAGACGGCTATAGCTATGTGGACAGCCGGGTGGAATTGCGGCAAAACCGCGACAGCCGTGTGGTCGGGTTGTTTGCAGACCGGGGCCTTCCGTATAGCATTGACCGGACGAATGATGTGCCATCGCTTGCGGAAATGACCGAGTCGGCGATCGAGCGGCTGAGCCGGGACGATGACGGTTTCTTTCTCCTCGTCGAAGGCAGTCAGATCGACTGGGCCGGGCATGATAATGATATCGTCGCAGCGATGAGCGAAATGGCGGATTTCGAGCAGGCATTCCAGACGGCCATCGATTTCGCGCAGGAAGACGGCGACACGCTCGTCATCGCGACCGCGGATCATTCCGTCGGCGGCTTATCCGTTGGCGCTGACGGTTACTATGACTGGGACGGCGATTCGGTACGGACGGCACGGCGTACGCCTGACTTCATCGCCCGGGAGATTTTGACCGGAGCTGACGTTCAAGAAACACTTGATGCGTATATCGGAATTGAATTGCGGTCGGAAGAAATCGCCGCCGTCCGCAAAGCCGCGCGCACCGAGGGATTCAGCGCGACAGATGATGCCATTGAAGCCATTTTCGACGCCCGCTCGCATACCGGCTGGACGACTGACGGCCACACCGGTGAAGATGTGCCCGTCTATGCCGCCGGACCGGGTCGGACGCAATTTGCCGGTCACATTGATAATACGGATATAGCAAAAAAATTATTTCGGCTGCTGGGCGCTGATGCGGACATCACCGACGAATAA
- a CDS encoding CadD family cadmium resistance transporter, translated as MLTTVISAVSAFIATSIDYIFILVILFAQLKKGSAKRIVIGQYLGLTVLVGVSVLAAYGLAFIPQRWIGFLGLIPIYLGFDVLLNKDEDNEDEDVLESVGRFQHAAIGVMILALAAGGDNLGVYIPYFTTLTGGELVAVLVIFYALTGALCYLSYKLAKIGAVSITIEKYERFIVPVVFIALGLMILNENGTFELIAGWFS; from the coding sequence GTGCTGACGACGGTCATCTCTGCAGTATCAGCTTTCATTGCAACGAGCATCGATTACATCTTTATCCTGGTCATTTTGTTCGCGCAGCTCAAGAAAGGCAGCGCTAAACGCATCGTCATCGGCCAGTACTTGGGGCTGACCGTGCTCGTGGGCGTCAGTGTGCTTGCCGCATACGGACTCGCGTTCATCCCGCAGCGCTGGATCGGATTTCTCGGGCTGATCCCGATTTACCTGGGATTCGATGTGCTGTTGAATAAAGACGAAGACAACGAGGATGAAGACGTGCTCGAATCGGTCGGCCGGTTCCAGCACGCCGCGATCGGTGTGATGATTCTGGCGCTGGCGGCCGGCGGGGACAATCTCGGTGTCTATATCCCCTATTTCACAACGCTCACCGGCGGGGAATTGGTCGCTGTCCTGGTCATTTTCTATGCGCTGACGGGCGCGCTTTGCTACCTCAGTTATAAATTGGCGAAAATCGGCGCCGTATCCATCACGATTGAGAAGTATGAACGGTTCATTGTCCCTGTCGTATTCATTGCGCTCGGCCTCATGATTCTGAACGAAAACGGGACATTCGAGCTGATTGCGGGCTGGTTCAGCTAA
- the prpB gene encoding methylisocitrate lyase yields the protein MTWLVNEPIGQKELAARFKELVDGPDILQVAGAHDAMAALAAKQAGFKALYLSGAAYTASRGLPDLGLLYSNEVADRARDIVRATNLPLLVDIDTGYGGVINATRAAREMVEAGVAAVQLEDQVQPKKCGHLNGKALVPTEEMVHKIQAIKAAAPGLIVVARTDAYGVEGIDAAIERCTAYIAAGADALFPEALQSEAEFQAVKSVVDVPILANMTEFGKTPYFTAQEFQRMGCDFVIYPVTSLRVAAKAYVRVFEEILTAGTQQGQLENMQTRKELYETIEYEKYEQLDRKLAKTKIEDYHG from the coding sequence ATGACATGGCTTGTCAATGAACCGATCGGGCAAAAAGAGCTGGCTGCCCGCTTCAAAGAACTGGTCGATGGACCGGACATTCTGCAAGTGGCCGGCGCGCACGACGCAATGGCAGCGCTTGCAGCAAAGCAGGCGGGATTCAAGGCGCTGTATTTATCAGGTGCTGCCTACACCGCGAGCCGGGGGCTGCCGGATCTCGGCCTGTTGTATTCCAATGAAGTGGCCGACCGTGCCCGCGATATTGTCCGGGCGACGAATTTACCGCTTCTTGTTGATATTGACACAGGATACGGCGGTGTCATCAACGCAACCCGCGCAGCCCGTGAAATGGTGGAAGCCGGCGTGGCGGCCGTGCAGCTGGAAGATCAAGTGCAGCCGAAGAAATGCGGTCATTTAAATGGCAAGGCGCTCGTGCCGACAGAAGAAATGGTGCACAAGATTCAAGCGATCAAAGCGGCCGCCCCGGGTTTGATTGTGGTGGCCCGCACGGACGCATATGGCGTGGAAGGCATCGATGCGGCAATCGAACGGTGCACGGCATATATAGCTGCCGGGGCGGATGCGTTGTTTCCGGAAGCGCTTCAAAGTGAAGCGGAGTTCCAGGCTGTGAAATCGGTGGTGGATGTGCCGATTCTGGCCAATATGACCGAATTCGGCAAGACACCTTACTTCACAGCGCAGGAGTTTCAGCGCATGGGCTGCGATTTTGTGATTTATCCGGTCACATCGCTGCGGGTTGCGGCAAAGGCCTATGTCCGGGTATTTGAGGAAATCCTGACCGCCGGCACCCAACAAGGCCAGCTAGAGAATATGCAAACCCGAAAAGAGCTGTACGAGACCATTGAATACGAGAAGTACGAGCAGCTCGACCGAAAGTTGGCAAAGACGAAAATTGAAGATTATCACGGCTGA